The following DNA comes from Terriglobia bacterium.
ACGCCGGCAAGACTTTTGGGCGAGTTCCTTTTGACGATCTTTTCATGCTCGGACTGGAGCGGGATAATAATCTGCCGCTCCGCGCGCACATTGGAACCGAAAATGGACAGAAAGGAAACGCGCCGCTGGGCCGCGACTATCTGCTCTCAAACTGGGAGGTCAACAAGGACCTTTACACCAACGCCTGGATCGAGCTGCGGCTGGCGCCGTTTTTGGATACGGGCAGGGCCTACGACCGCCAGGACGGCTTTGGCTCCCGCCAGTGGCTCTGGGACACGGGGGCATCGCTCAAGCTGAAGGTGCTGGGCGGTGTCGCCCTCGTATTCACTTATGGAAAGGACCTGCGCACAGGCAGAAACACTTTCTACTTCACCACCACGCGCGAAGGTGGAGCATCGTTCCTTCCTTAGCGCGTTACCCGGACGTTCCCCTCTGGAAGATTCGGCGGGCAAGAAAGTCCGGGGATTTTTCCTATCCCTCATCAGTCGAGCGGACTTTTACGCCCGCAAGTTCTTCAAGGAAGGTTATGACGGCGGCGTAATCCAGATCGCCTTTGCCCTGCGCGCGCGCGGAAGCATATACCTCCTTGACGGCCGCGGTTACCGGCATCGGCACGCCCGCCGCGAAGGCTGCTTCCATGGCCAGCGTAACGTCTTTGTGCATCCACTTGAGAGGGAAGTAGGGCGTAAAATCGCCTTTGAAAATGAACGGCGCCTTGAAGTCCGTCAGCGCGGCGCGGGCCAGGCTGTTCTGCACGATCTCCATCATCACCTCCGGCCGCACGCCGGATTTTGCAGCCAGCACAAACCCTTCGCAGAAAACTTCAATCATGGTGGATTGGATGACGTTCTGCGCCAGCTTGGCGGAAAGGCCCGCCCCATGCGCACCGCAATAGATATGCTTTTTGCCCAGCACTTTCAACAACGGCAACGCCCTCTCGAACGTCTCCCGCTCGCCGCCGATCATGAAAGTCAGTTCGCCTTTCTCGGCGCCCTGTTTGCTTCCCGTGACCGGGGCATCCAGGAAGTTCGCTTTCTTCCCGGCCGTTGCGCAGGCCAGTCTGCGGCTGACCACGGGGCTAATGGTGGCAGAATCGATCACGATGGCGCCGGGCTTCAGCGTCTGGAGAACGCCCTCTTTGCCCGCGATGATTTCGTCGGAAGCTGAGGAATCGCTGACGATACTCATTACGAAGTCGGCGTTTCGGGCAGCCTCTGCGGGGGTCGAGGCCACGCGGGCCCCGGCCCGCTCGAGAGGCTGGGTCTTTTTGTGAGTCCGGTTGTAGACGCTGACCTGATAATCGGCCTTGACCAGATTCAACGCCATGGGCTCGCCC
Coding sequences within:
- a CDS encoding NAD(P)-dependent oxidoreductase; protein product: MAESVGFIGLGIMGEPMALNLVKADYQVSVYNRTHKKTQPLERAGARVASTPAEAARNADFVMSIVSDSSASDEIIAGKEGVLQTLKPGAIVIDSATISPVVSRRLACATAGKKANFLDAPVTGSKQGAEKGELTFMIGGERETFERALPLLKVLGKKHIYCGAHGAGLSAKLAQNVIQSTMIEVFCEGFVLAAKSGVRPEVMMEIVQNSLARAALTDFKAPFIFKGDFTPYFPLKWMHKDVTLAMEAAFAAGVPMPVTAAVKEVYASARAQGKGDLDYAAVITFLEELAGVKVRSTDEG